In the genome of Leptospira terpstrae serovar Hualin str. LT 11-33 = ATCC 700639, one region contains:
- a CDS encoding phytoene desaturase family protein, giving the protein MDTIWDVVVVGSGLGALSAALSFSEKGKRVLILEKGTSPGGCASSFQKNGFVFESGATTLVGFEPGLPLDKLCKEFQIQFPVFPLDRSLVVHMDGKTIERYKDRSQWIMEVKRVFGGGFRMELFWKLCYFLSDSLWSLSARYKFFPFQNLSDLGKTILQFQFRDLIPFVFSFVSVRFVLQVFRLIQNKEWIRFLDEQLLITNQTTTKTAPFVMAAAGLTYPQLQNYVVEGGMVSLSHSLLKKIETKGGRILYKQNVIQINKVAESEGGKKNLWEIQTKNREQFRFLGKVVVSNLPVWNLTEITEDLPKLKTKVKKMEKGIWGAFTLGIAIQTDPSEESIRSECLHHQIHLKKTLPYGGGNSIFLSLSHPEDPIRSPNGIRILSLSTHIENPELWVRDGSYQKKKKELESILLQTLEEEFFWFQKDKIQFQHSATPVTWQTWTGRKWGRVGGIPSSYFFNPFRMISNRSEDPDFLLTGDTVYPGQGIPAVVLGGLHVVEQFFARKRG; this is encoded by the coding sequence ATGGATACGATTTGGGATGTGGTGGTTGTCGGATCAGGACTTGGCGCTCTCAGTGCCGCTCTATCATTTTCTGAAAAAGGCAAACGAGTTTTGATTTTAGAAAAAGGCACCTCTCCTGGTGGATGTGCTTCTAGTTTCCAAAAGAATGGCTTTGTATTTGAATCAGGGGCAACAACTCTTGTTGGTTTTGAACCGGGCCTTCCTTTAGATAAACTTTGCAAAGAATTTCAAATCCAATTCCCAGTTTTCCCTTTGGACCGTTCTCTTGTGGTTCATATGGATGGCAAAACGATCGAAAGATACAAAGACCGTTCGCAGTGGATTATGGAAGTGAAACGTGTATTTGGCGGAGGGTTCCGAATGGAATTGTTTTGGAAACTTTGTTATTTCCTATCGGATTCGCTTTGGAGTTTATCTGCAAGATACAAATTTTTTCCCTTCCAAAATCTTTCTGATCTAGGAAAAACAATTTTACAGTTTCAATTTCGTGATTTGATTCCTTTTGTATTTTCCTTTGTGTCCGTACGTTTTGTCCTGCAAGTTTTCAGACTTATTCAAAACAAAGAGTGGATTCGGTTCTTAGACGAACAACTTCTCATTACCAACCAAACTACCACAAAAACTGCCCCCTTTGTGATGGCGGCCGCTGGACTCACTTATCCACAATTACAAAATTATGTGGTAGAAGGGGGAATGGTCTCGCTTTCACATTCTCTACTTAAGAAAATAGAAACAAAGGGAGGAAGGATTCTTTACAAACAAAATGTTATTCAAATTAATAAAGTGGCAGAGTCAGAAGGAGGAAAAAAAAATCTTTGGGAAATCCAAACCAAAAATAGAGAACAGTTTCGTTTTTTGGGTAAAGTGGTGGTCTCGAATCTTCCCGTTTGGAATCTCACTGAAATCACGGAAGACCTACCTAAACTAAAAACCAAAGTCAAAAAAATGGAAAAAGGAATTTGGGGTGCCTTTACTTTGGGTATCGCTATCCAAACAGATCCTTCGGAGGAATCTATCCGATCGGAATGTTTACATCATCAAATCCATCTGAAGAAAACATTACCTTATGGTGGTGGAAATTCCATTTTCCTTTCTCTATCTCATCCCGAAGATCCCATTCGTTCGCCAAACGGTATTCGGATCCTATCGCTTTCAACTCATATCGAAAATCCAGAGTTATGGGTTCGTGATGGATCGTATCAGAAAAAAAAGAAAGAATTAGAATCCATCCTTTTACAAACTTTGGAGGAGGAGTTTTTTTGGTTTCAAAAAGACAAGATTCAGTTCCAACATTCTGCAACGCCTGTTACATGGCAAACTTGGACTGGTCGGAAATGGGGAAGAGTGGGCGGGATCCCCAGTTCCTATTTTTTTAATCCTTTCCGAATGATCAGTAACCGTTCGGAAGATCCAGACTTTCTTCTCACGGGAGATACTGTCTATCCTGGCCAGGGAATTCCTGCGGTGGTTCTCGGTGGGCTTCATGTGGTAGAACAATTCTTTGCAAGAAAGAGAGGTTGA
- a CDS encoding acyl-CoA dehydrogenase family protein has protein sequence MSTLSTKKSSLDLFNPTEDHLALRESVASFAEREMDEQAKENDEKETFNTMLFKRLGSELGIFGITVPEADGGHGLDPLASVIIHEEMSRFDPGFTLSYLAHEVLFVNNFFYSSNPSQRARYLSKVITGEWIGGMGMTEPGAGTDVLGMTTHAVKKGDRYIINGVKQYITNGSIGQVFVLYTKLEKNGKKMTSFVIESSYKGFSVGKKEEKMGMRSSPTTQLVFEDMEVPEENLLGVENGAVTHMMRNLEIERVTLAAQSLGIARRCIDIMCDYTIRHREAFGKKLMEFGQIQRMVAESYADYQAARALVYHVASELGPDVRNSLGAASAKLVATQMAERVSRNAIQVLGGYGYCREYPVERLHRDAILLSIGGGTNEAMQKNIASDLKKLWSE, from the coding sequence ATGAGTACGTTATCGACAAAAAAATCATCACTAGATTTATTCAATCCAACAGAAGACCATTTGGCACTAAGAGAATCCGTGGCATCATTTGCAGAACGAGAAATGGATGAACAAGCAAAGGAAAATGATGAAAAAGAAACATTCAATACGATGCTTTTCAAACGGCTCGGTTCGGAACTTGGAATTTTTGGAATCACTGTTCCTGAGGCCGATGGAGGTCATGGACTGGATCCACTTGCCTCTGTCATCATCCACGAAGAAATGTCAAGATTTGATCCTGGGTTTACTCTTTCTTACTTAGCTCACGAAGTTTTATTTGTGAATAATTTTTTCTATAGTTCTAACCCTTCGCAGCGGGCTCGTTATTTAAGTAAGGTAATTACTGGGGAATGGATTGGCGGTATGGGAATGACGGAACCTGGTGCGGGAACCGATGTTCTTGGAATGACAACTCATGCAGTGAAGAAGGGAGATCGTTATATCATCAACGGTGTCAAACAATACATTACCAACGGATCCATCGGACAAGTTTTTGTTCTTTATACTAAGTTAGAAAAAAATGGAAAAAAGATGACCTCCTTTGTAATCGAGTCGTCTTACAAAGGTTTTTCGGTAGGAAAAAAAGAAGAAAAAATGGGGATGCGTTCTTCACCCACTACTCAACTTGTTTTCGAAGATATGGAAGTTCCAGAAGAGAATTTGCTCGGCGTAGAGAATGGTGCTGTCACTCATATGATGCGCAATTTAGAAATTGAAAGGGTAACACTTGCGGCTCAATCACTTGGAATTGCTCGTCGTTGTATCGATATCATGTGTGATTATACCATTCGTCATAGAGAAGCCTTTGGTAAAAAACTGATGGAGTTTGGTCAAATCCAAAGGATGGTTGCTGAGTCTTATGCTGATTACCAAGCGGCACGAGCTCTCGTTTATCATGTGGCAAGTGAACTTGGACCCGATGTACGTAACTCACTTGGTGCAGCATCCGCAAAACTTGTGGCAACTCAAATGGCGGAACGTGTTTCAAGGAATGCCATTCAGGTTTTAGGTGGGTATGGGTATTGCCGGGAATATCCTGTGGAACGTTTGCATAGAGATGCCATTTTACTTAGCATTGGTGGTGGAACAAACGAAGCGATGCAAAAGAACATTGCCAGTGATTTAAAAAAACTTTGGTCGGAATGA